The following are encoded together in the Synchiropus splendidus isolate RoL2022-P1 chromosome 7, RoL_Sspl_1.0, whole genome shotgun sequence genome:
- the pole gene encoding DNA polymerase epsilon catalytic subunit A isoform X1 → MVLQNSGRYKSDRGQSGDQDNQDDGSGMSALKRLERSQFTDEMDARFGFDRQKEPGEKTGWLINMHPTEILDEDKRMISAVDYYFIQEDGNRFKVALPFKPYFYIATKKSCEREVISYLSKKFQGKVAKLEVVPKEDLDLPNHLVGLKRGYIKLSFNTVDDLMKVKREISPAVRKNREKEQSNDAYTSMLSSALSGGSVMTAEEDGTLKSIADQLDNIVDMREYDVPYHVRVSIDLKIHVAHWYNVRYRGSSYPPEIVRRDDLVERPDPVVLAFDIETTKLPLKFPDAETDQIMMISYMIDGQGYLITNREIVSENIEDFEFTPKPEYDGPFTIFNEDDEAALIQRWFDHVQETKPNIFVTYNGDFFDWPFVETRASLHGLSMHREIGFQKDNQGEYKSSQAIHMDCLRWVKRDSYLPVGSHNLKAAAKAKLGYDPVELDPEEMCRMATEEPQTLATYSVSDAVATYYLYMKYVHPFIFALCTIIPMEPDEVLRKGSGTLCEALLMVQAFHANIVFPNKQEQVFNKLTDDGHVMDSETYVGGHVEALESGVFRSDIPCRFKMNPAAFDFLLQRVERTMRHAIEEEENIPLEQVTNFNDVCDEIKDKLTSLKEVPNRIECPLIYHLDVGAMYPNIILTNRLQPSAMVDEATCAACDFNKPGAKCQRRMAWQWRGEIMPASRSEFHRIQQQLESEKFPPFFPNGPPRAFHSLNREEQAKHEKKRLADYCKKAYKKTHVTRLEERVTTICQRENSFYVDTVRAFRDRRYEFKGLHKVWKKKLSAAQDCGDAAEVKRCKNMEILYESLQLAHKCILNSFYGYVMRKGARWYSMEMAGIVCYTGANIITQARELIEQIGRPLELDTDGIWCVLPNTFPENFVVKTTNEKKPKVTISYPGAMLNIMVKEGFTNDQYHELVDPASLTYQTRSENSIFFEVDGPYLAMILPASKEEGKKLKKRYAVFNEDGSLAELKGFEVKRRGELQLIKIFQSSVFEAFLKGTTLEEVYASVAKVADYWLDVLYSKAANMPDDELFDLISENRSMSKKLEDYGEQKSTSISTAKRLAEFLGDQMVKDAGLSCRYIISRKPEGSPVTERAIPLAIFQAESSVKKHFLRKWLKMPSLHDLDIRSILDWSYYIERLGSAIQKIITIPAALQQVKNPVPRVRHPDWLHKKLLEKNDIYKQKKISELFTSEGKRQVAHQPAEANQPADIEDFGMAPKPLQPAILISTKRKRASQGEDSQAESQDMELTQSWREILGPPPPQGSSREEILVWLRYHKKKWELQLRQRKERKKKRRLLDGEAHPTGGGVIRDGPTTGLGSFLRKTARSILDMPWQIVQIAETSHPGLYKLWAVIGNDLHCMKLNIPRVFYVNQKVPKQEEGAMYKKVNRMLPRSNMMYYLYEYNVPEDMYQEHINEINADLSAPDIEGVYETQVPLLFRSLVQLGCVCMVNKHVVRDLAGREADTFDLDHLEMRSLAQFSYLEPGSVRHMYLYHHSQGHKALFGLFIPSQRKASVFILDTVRSNQMPNLSNVYTAERTSLLEKTTEELLPPEKHTFEVRAENDIKAIYRALQRILLNYKDERRGPTLIAVQSNWELRRLAAGMPVLEEFPVVPVHVLDEISYNVLDWQRHGARRMIRHYLNLDSCLSQAFDMARYYHLPVGNLPQDVSIFGSDLFLARHLRKHNHLLWLSPTARPDLGGKEADDSRLVMESDDRGSIEINAQGCYSTVCVELDLQSLAVNTILQSQHVNDMEGGASLGVSFDVIQQASLEDMVSGNQGSCSLASYDETALCSNTFRILKSMVVGWVREITQYHNVYADNQVMHFYRWLRSPGSLLYDPALHRTLHNMMKKVFLQLIAEFKRLGSTVVYGNFNRIILCTKKRRIEDAIGYVEYITNSIHSKEIFHSLSISFSRCWEFLLWMDPANFGGVKGKLPSCILYGEEGSKQKKNQKEGEEEGSEDEEEDAADVEEDEEVTDDVEELIESNWNIMQYLPQTASCQKYFLMIVSAYIAAVYQSMKEELRRNTPGATPVKRRGGSQATQQPVGDLSALPGMISFSQEYVSSELTQNFFTITQKIKKKVTGTRSVNQPSEMFPNLPGSHLMLNNPALEFIKYVCQVLSLDGNIVNQVNKLKRDLLRLVDVGEFSEDAQFRDPCNSYILPEVICHNCNFCRDLDLCKDPSVAQDGSVLPQWFCSNCQAQYETESIEMSLVEALQKKLMSYTLQDLACNKCKGVKEANMPLYCGCAGDFNLTFSAKNFSDQISVFRNIASHYNMRFLEETIDWLMVMSPHISQSS, encoded by the exons AGCTGCGAGAGAGAAGTCATCTCGTATCTGTCAAAGAAGTTCCAAGGGAAAGTGGCAAAGCTCGAAGTTGTGCCGAAAGAGGACCTGGACCTG CCAAACCACCTCGTCGGCCTGAAGAGGGGCTACATCAAACTGTCATTCAACACCGTGGACGATCTCATGAAAGTAAAGCGAGAGATTTCTCCAGCAGTTCGAAAGAACAGAGAGAAGGAGCAGTCCAACGATGCGTACACGTCAATGTTGTCAAG CGCTCTGTCAGGAGGCAGTGTGATGACAGCAGAAGAAGACGGGACATTGAAAAGCATCGCTGACCAGTTGGACAACATTGTGGACATGAGGGAGTATGACGTTCCCTACCATGTGCGCGTCTCCATCGATCTCAAGATTCATGTG GCTCACTGGTACAATGTGCGGTACAGAGGCAGTTCCTACCCACCAGAGATCGTGAGAAGAGATGATCTCGTGGAGAGACCT GATCCTGTGGTCCTGGCTTTTGACATCGAGACCACCAAACTCCCTCTGAAGTTTCCTGATGCAGAGACTGATCAGATCATGATGATTTCCTACATGATTGATGGTCAA GGCTACCTGATCACCAACAGAGAGATTGTCTCTGAAAACATTGAGGATTTTGAGTTCACTCCCAAACCTGAATATGATGGGCCTTTTACAATTTTcaatgaggatgatgag gcGGCTCTCATTCAGAGGTGGTTTGATCACGTGCAAGAGACAAAGCCCAACATCTTTGTCACATACAACGGCGACTTCTTTGATTG GCCTTTTGTTGAGACAAGAGCTTCCCTGCATGGACTGAGCATGCACCGTGAGATTGGATTCCAAAAGGACAACCAGGGGGAATACAAGTCCAGTCAGGCCATCCACATGGACTgtttgag GTGGGTGAAGAGAGACAGCTATCTTCCGGTGGGGAGTCATAATCTGAAGGCAGCTGCTAAAGCTAAACTGGGCTATGACCCGGTTGAGTTGGATCCAGAAGAGATGTGTCGCATGGCTACAGAGGAGCCTCAG ACTTTAGCAACATACTCTGTGTCAGACGCTGTGGCCACGTATTACCTCTACATGAAATATGTTCATCCCTTCATCTTCGCGCTCTGCACCATCATCCCCATGGAGCCTGACGAG GTCCTCCGCAAAGGCTCTGGCACTCTGTGTGAAGCTTTGTTGATGGTTCAGGCCTTCCACGCAAACATCGTCTTCCCCAACAAGCAGGAGCAGGTTTTTAATAAACTGACCGACGATGGCCACGTCATGGACTCTGAGACGTATGTGGGTGGCCATGTGGAGGCGCTCGAGTCTGGAGTGTTCCGCAGTGACATCCCCTGTCGTTTCAAAATG AACCCAGCAGCATTTGACTTTCTGCTTCAACGAGTCGAGAGAACAATGCGTCATGCtattgaggaagaggagaacatCCCCCTGGAGCAAGTCACCAACTTCAATGAT GTTTGTGATGAAATCAAGGACAAGCTGACGTCTCTGAAAGAAGTTCCAAACAGGATTGAATGTCCTCTCATCTACCATCTGGATGTCGGGGCCATGTACCCCAATATCATCCTCACCAACCGCCTGCAG CCATCTGCCATGGTCGATGAAGCTACCTGTGCTGCCTGCGATTTCAACAAACCTGGTGCCAAATGTCAGAGGAGAATGGCCTGGCAGTGGAGAGGGGAAATAA TGCCCGCCAGTCGCAGTGAGTTCCATCGAATCCAGCAGCAGCTTGAGTCTGAGAAGTTCCCTCCATTTTTCCCCAATGGTCCACCAAGGGCTTTTCATAGTCTGAACCGAGAGGAACAGGCCAAACATGAGAAGAAACGACTGGCAG ACTATTGCAAGAAGGCCTATAAGAAGACCCACGTCACGCGCCTGGAGGAGCGAGTCACCACCATCTGTCAGAGAGAGAACTCCTTCTACGTAGATACTGTGAGAGCTTTCAGGGATCGGCGGTACGAGTTTAAAGGACTGCACAAG GTTTGGAAGAAGAAATTATCAGCAGCTCAAGATTGTGGTGACGCTGCTGAGGTGAAGCGCTGTAAGAACATGGAGATCCTTTATGAGTCTCTTCAGCTGGCTCACAAGTGTATCCTCAACTCTTTCTACGGATATGTTATGAGAAAGGG GGCGCGCTGGTACTCCATGGAGATGGCAGGCATTGTGTGTTACACCGGAGCCAACATCATTACACAAGCCAGAGAGCTCATTGAACAGATTGG GAGACCACTGGAGTTGGACACTGATGGAATCTGGTGTGTCCTTCCAAACACCTTCCCTGAGAACTTTGTTGTGAAGACCACGAACGAGAAGAAACCCAAAGTGACCATCTCCTACCCAGGAGCCATGTTGAACATCATGGTGAAAGAGGGCTTCACCAACGATCAGTACCACGAGCTGGTCGACCCGGCCTCCCTCACGTACCAGACTCGGTCTGAGAACAGCATCTTCTTCGAGGTGGACGGTCCGTATCTGGCCATGATTCTGCCTGCCTCGAAGGAAGAGGGAAAGAAACTGAAGAAAAG ATATGCTGTGTTCAATGAGGACGGCTCTCTGGCTGAGCTGAAGGGGTTCGAGGtcaagagaagaggagagcTCCAGCTCATTAAGATCTTTCAGTCGTCTGTGTTTGAGGCGTTCCTCAAAGGGACCACCCTGGAGGAGGTGTACGCTTCTGTGGCCAAGGTGGCAGATTACTGGTTGGACGTGCTGTACAGTAAG GCAGCCAACATGCCAGATGATGAGCTGTTTGATTTGATTTCCGAGAACCGTTCGATGTCTAAGAAGCTGGAAGATTACGGGGAGCAAAAGTCGACTTCCATCAGCACAGCTAAGAGGCTGGCAGAGTTTCTGGGAGACCAGATGGTGAAAGATGCTGGTCTGAGCTGTCGATACATTATCTCCAGAAAACCTGAAGGTTCCCCCGTCACAGAGAG GGCTATTCCTCTGGCTATTTTCCAAGCAGAATCCAGCGTGAAGAAGCATTTCCTCCGCAAGTGGTTGAAGATGCCGAGCCTACACGACCTTGACATCAGATCT ATACTGGACTGGAGTTACTACATCGAGAGACTGGGCAGTGCCATCCAGAAGATCATCACGATCCCCGCTGCTCTTCAACAG GTGAAGAATCCAGTGCCCAGAGTGAGGCATCCTGACTGGCTGCACAAGAAACTCCTGGAGAAGAACGATATCTACAAGCAGAAGAAGATCAGCGAGCTGTTCACCAGCGAGGGAAAGAGACAG GTGGCTCATCAGCCGGCGGAGGCGAACCAACCTGCTGACATCGAGGACTTTGGGATGGCACCGAAGCCTCTGCAGCCTGCCATCCTCATCAGCACCAAGCGGAAACGCGCTTCTCAAGGGGAGGACAGCCAAGCGGAGTCTCAGGATATGGAGCTCACGCAGTCCTGGAGGGAAATCCTGGGACCACCCCCGCCGCAGGGATCGTCACGG gaagAGATTCTTGTGTGGTTGCGTTATCACAAGAAGAAGTGGGAGCTCCAgctgaggcagaggaaggagaggaagaagaagcgCAGGCTGCTGGATGGAGAAGCCCATCCTACTGGCGGAGGGGTCATCAGGGACGGGCCAACCACTGGCCTCGGAAGCTTCCTCCGAAAAACAGCCCGTAGCATCTTGGACATGCCGTGGCAGATTGTGCAG ATTGCAGAAACCAGTCACCCTGGACTGTACAAGCTGTGGGCTGTGATCGGAAACGACCTCCACTGCATGAAGCTCAACATTCCCCGAGTCTTTTATGTCAACCAGAAAGTCCCCAAACAGGAGGAGGGTGCAATGTACAAAAAG GTGAACCGCATGCTGCCACGCTCCAACATGATGTACTACCTGTATGAGTACAATGTGCCAGAGGACATGTACCAGGAGCACATCAACGAGATCAATGCTGACCTCTCGGCTCCGGACATTGAAGGGGTCTATGAGACACAG GTCCCTCTTCTGTTTCGCTCACTGGTGCAGCTTGGATGTGTGTGCATGGTCAACAAGCATGTTGTGAGGGACCTGGCAGGCCGAGAGGCCGACACGTTTGATCTTGACCATTTGGAAATGAGATCACTGGCTCAGTTCAGCTACCTGGAACCTG GGAGCGTCCGACACATGTACCTGTATCATCACAGTCAGGGTCACAAGGCCTTGTTCGGCCTGTTCATCCCCTCACAGCGCAAAGCCAGCGTTTTCATCCTCGACACT GTCCGTAGCAACCAGATGCCGAACCTCAGTAACGTCTACACAGCCGAGCGCACCAGTCTCCTGGAGAAGACCACTGAGGAGCTCCTTCCACCAGAGAAACACACCTTTGAAGTCCGGGCGGAGAATGATATAAAGGCAATCTATCGTGCTCTGCAGCGAATATTGCTCAACTATAAG GATGAGCGCCGCGGTCCGACCCTCATTGCTGTACAGTCTAACTGGGAGCTGCGGCGATTGGCTGCAGGGATGCCAGTTCTGGAGGAGTTCCCGGTCGTTCCAGTGCATGTGCTGGATGAAATCAGCTACAACGTGCTGGACTGGCAGCGTCACGGTGCACGGCGAATGATCCGCCACTACCTCAATCTGGACAGTTGCCTGTCGCAGGCTTTTGACATGGCCCG GTATTACCATCTCCCGGTGGGGAACCTGCCTCAGGATGTTTCCATCTTCGGCTCAGACTTGTTCCTGGCGCGACATCTCCGAAAACACAACCACCTGCTGTGGCTTTCGCCCACAGCAAGACCTGACCTCGGAGGAAAGGAGGCGGACGATAGCCGCCTAGTTATGGAAAGTGATGACAGAGGATCCATCGAAATCAATGCTCAAGGATGCTATTCTACAG tgtgtgtggagctggaTCTGCAGAGTCTGGCCGTGAACACCATCCTGCAGTCACAGCATGTGAATGACATGGAGGGCGGAGCAAGTCTGGGGGTCAGTTTTGATGTGATCCAGCAGGCTTCTTTGGAGGACATGGTGTCAGGAAACCAGGGTTCTTGTTCTTTGGCCAGCTATGACGAGACCGCTCTGTGCTCCAACACATTCAG AATCCTAAAGAGCATGGTTGTGGGCTGGGTCAGGGAGATCACACAATACCACAACGTGTACGCCGATAACCAGGTCATGCACTTCTACCGCTGGCTCCGCTCGCCTGGCTCTCTGCTGTACGACCCAGCGCTGCACCGTACGCTGCACAACATGATGAAGAAGGTCTTCCTCCA GTTGATTGCGGAGTTCAAACGTCTCGGGTCCACAGTTGTCTACGGAAACTTCAACAGGATCATTTTGTGCACCAAGAAACGTCGTATTGAAGATGCAATTGGTTATGTTGAATACATCACCAACAG CATACACTCCAAGGAAATCTTCCACTCTCTGTCCATCTCTTTTTCTCGTTGCTGGGAGTTCCTGCTGTGGATGGACCCAGCAAACTTTGGTGGTGTGAAGGGCAAACTACCCTCCTGCATCTTATACGGAGAG GAAGGatcaaagcagaagaaaaaccaaaaggaaggagaggaggaaggcagtgaagatgaagaggaggatgcaGCTGATGTTGAGGAAGACGAGGAAGTGACAGATGATGTGGAGGAACTGATTGAGAGCAACTGGAACATCATGCAGTACCTTCCTCAGACTGCGTCCTGTCAGAAGTATTTCCTCATGATTGTTTCAG CTTACATAGCAGCTGTGTATCAGAgcatgaaggaggagctgagacGTAACACACCAGGAGCTACGCCAGTCAAGAGACGTGGAGGGAGCCAGGCCACCCAGCAGCCTGTGGGGGACCTGAGCGCTCTTCCTG GAATGATCTCCTTCTCCCAGGAGTATGTCTCCAGTGAGCTGACTCAGAACTTCTTCACCATCACGCAAAAAATCAAGAAGAAAGTGACCGGCACCAGGAGTGTGAATCAGCCCTCTGAGATGTTCCCAAACCTGCCAGGGTCTCACTTGATGCTGAACAACCCTGCTCTGGAGTTCATCAAATATGTCTGCCAG GTCCTCTCACTGGATGGCAACATTGTGAACCAGGTGAACAAGCTGAAGCGAGACTTGCTGCGCCTCGTGGATGTGGGAGAGTTCTCAGAGGATGCACAGTTCCGTGACCCTTGTAATTCCTACATTCTGCCTGAGGTCATCTGCCACAACTGCAATTTCTGCAGAGACCTGGACCTGTGCAAGGACCCCTCTGTGGCACAG GATGGATCAGTCTTGCCTCAGTGGTTCTGCTCCAACTGCCAGGCGCAGTATGAAACAGAGTCCATTGAAATGTCTCTGGTTGAAGCGCTGCAGAAGAAGCTGATGAGTTATACCCTGCAGGACCTG GCGTGTAACAAATGTAAGGGAGTCAAGGAGGCCAACATGCCGCTCTACTGTGGATGTGCCGGAGACTTCAATCTGACTTTCTCAGCAAAG aaCTTCTCAGATCAGATTTCAGTGTTCCGGAACATTGCATCCCACTACAACATGCGCTTCCTGGAGGAGACCATTGACTGGCTGATGGTCATGAGTCCACATATCAGCCAGAGTTCGTGA